From Streptomyces sp. NBC_01551:
GCCATCAGCGAGCCGAAGAGGATGGCGAGCCCCAGCGCGTCCCCGATGGCCGCGCGCAGGTGCTCCGAGCAGTCGCGGACGCTCGGGAGCCGGCCCAGGGCCCGGCCGACGGAGGACAGCGCGAGGACTTCCAGGGCGAAGACGAGCGCCCCGACGGCTGCGGCGACCAGCGGGTTCGGCAGCAGGTACCCGATCGGGTACACGAGGGTGAAGCCCGCGATCCCGTACGCGCCGGAGGCCAGGGCGGTCGTCGCGATCAGCGGGAGGAAGCCGAACACCCGGTAGAAGTCCACCTGCGCGGCCTCGGTGTAGTGGCCCTTCGCGATGAGGAAGCTGGTGGCCTCGCCCCCGCCGAACACCTTCATCTGGGCGAGTACGCACACGCCCGCGCCCAGCGCCATGAACAGCGGCAGGTGGCGTCGCAGCCGGGCCGCCCCGGCACTGAACAACGAGGCCATCGGATCCTCGGCGCCCTCGGACCCCGGCGGGGCCGGGGCCGGGGGCGTCCGTACCGCCCGTACGTCGGCGGCCACCGCGAAGCCGATCAGCATCAGCACGCCCGCCGCCATCGCGGGCGCGCCCGCGAACACCCCCGGCCACACCCGCATGGTCAGGACCACCAGCCCCAGTTCGACGGCTCCGGTCAGCCCGCCCCGCAGCCGCCCGAACTGCTTGGTCACCGCCAGCGCCGGGAAGAGGGCGAACAGGAAGAGGATCGGCGTGGACATCTGCCGCATGGCCGTCAGGA
This genomic window contains:
- a CDS encoding YhfT family protein, with translation MGTALAAADAALAFSPAQQLLVVGVCALTATVAHLALAVFNDGVRPFMLDFIHGRTTRNATGAVSFGLSAGFVFGLGAPMALSTGVLNPWLLFLPTDVLGILAPRAWLAPLLGAAWGAVVVFGLGGANELAHGLPVDFLTAMRQMSTPILFLFALFPALAVTKQFGRLRGGLTGAVELGLVVLTMRVWPGVFAGAPAMAAGVLMLIGFAVAADVRAVRTPPAPAPPGSEGAEDPMASLFSAGAARLRRHLPLFMALGAGVCVLAQMKVFGGGEATSFLIAKGHYTEAAQVDFYRVFGFLPLIATTALASGAYGIAGFTLVYPIGYLLPNPLVAAAVGALVFALEVLALSSVGRALGRLPSVRDCSEHLRAAIGDALGLAILFGSLMAANAMGGGLGILICGGLYLLNEAMGRPVVRMAAAPAAVLVGGVALNGLYWLGLFAPVTGGPA